The stretch of DNA TTGAGCGCCGAGAAGGTCACCGAAACGCGCGGGAGTCTAACCCGGCCCGGCCAGGACAGCCCCTTCCGCGACCGCCCGGTCGAGGAGAACCTCGATCTATTCCGCCGGATGCGGGCCGGAGAGTTCCCCGACGGTTCCAAGTCCCTGCGGGCCAAGATCGATATGGCTCACCCGAACCTGCTGCTCCGCGACCCGGTCATGTACCGGCTGCGGCGGGCCCACCACTACCGTCGCGGCGACGACTGGTGCCTCTATCCCACTTACGACTGGGCCCACGGCCAATCGGACTCCATCGAGGGCATCACCCACTCGATCTGCACCTTGGAGTTCGAAGTCCACCGGCCGCTCTACGATTGGTTCCTCGATCAGCTCGGCATCCACCATCCCCGGCAGATCGAGTTCGCCCGCCTCTATCTCAGCCACACCCTGCTCAGCAAGCGCAAGCTCCTGGCCCTGGTCAAAGAAGGGGTCGTTGACGGCTGGGATGACCCGCGCATGCCGACGATCGCGGCCATGCGCCGGCGCGGCTATCCGCCGGCCGCCCTGCGCCGCTTCGCCGATCTGGTCGGTGTCGCCAAGGCCAACAGCATCGTCGACTTGGCCTTCCTTGAAAGCTGCGTCCGCGAGGAGCTGAACCGGACCTCGCTGCGGGCCATGGCCGTACTTCGCCCGCTCAAGGTCATCCTAACGAATTACCCGGAGGACTTGGTCGAGGAGTTGGACTGCGTCAACAATCCCGAAGATCCGGCGGCCGGTTCGCGCCGTGTCCCGTTCTCGCGCGTCCTCTACGTGGAGCGGGACGATTTCCTGGAGAACCCGCCCAAGAAGTTCTTCCGGCTGTCGCCGGGGCGCGAGGTCCGGCTCCGGTACGCTTATTTCATCACCTGTGCCGAGGTC from Candidatus Aminicenantes bacterium encodes:
- a CDS encoding glutamine--tRNA ligase/YqeY domain fusion protein; the encoded protein is MNEESKPKYNFIRDIIESDLAAGKNDKRVRTRFPPEPNGYLHIGHLKSLVINFGLAADYGGACNLRFDDTNPEKEEIEYVDSIKEAIRWLGYDWQDREYYASDYYERLFDLAEALIRKGKAYVCDLSAEKVTETRGSLTRPGQDSPFRDRPVEENLDLFRRMRAGEFPDGSKSLRAKIDMAHPNLLLRDPVMYRLRRAHHYRRGDDWCLYPTYDWAHGQSDSIEGITHSICTLEFEVHRPLYDWFLDQLGIHHPRQIEFARLYLSHTLLSKRKLLALVKEGVVDGWDDPRMPTIAAMRRRGYPPAALRRFADLVGVAKANSIVDLAFLESCVREELNRTSLRAMAVLRPLKVILTNYPEDLVEELDCVNNPEDPAAGSRRVPFSRVLYVERDDFLENPPKKFFRLSPGREVRLRYAYFITCAEVVKDPASGEVVELHCTYDPATRGGDAPDGRSPKATLHWVSAASAVPAEVRLYDTLFSKRDPSELEEGEDWKVNLNPRSLEIVKDARVEPSLARVEPGRKVQF